The Drosophila nasuta strain 15112-1781.00 chromosome 2R, ASM2355853v1, whole genome shotgun sequence genome segment ATAAACGCATTTCATCACGCTCCACGGGTCCAGTGCCATACAATCTACAGCTGCTGCAACAGGGTCAGGCCACGATCAAGAAGCAAGCTCAAGCTCAGGCACAAGCTCTGGCGCAAGCGCAGCTCATGACCGAGGCGCGTCCACTGCCATTGGGCGTGCCCGCCTTTAGGCCCATACCAAAGAAGCCCGTGATCAACGAGCCGTTGCCGTCGTCGCTCAACGCACAGCGACGCATTGCCACCGTGGACACAACGCAGCCGCGGGTTAGCATCAACAACAGACTGGTCGACAGCAATGATCAACCGGTGAGTGGAAAgttcaattgattttataattaattgtttttcttttttaattaatgaatataaatggaaatgaaaaatgtatttataactattgtaaattcttttattttaaaaataaaagataataaGCGggaattgttgttatttattgtattcaattcaattattgccGCACTTGATTATTACaaatgtaaatacatttattacaATTCATTTATCAATAAAGAAATTAGCTCAACTTTTTGTTAGAGTGGTTTAAAAACTTACAATTGTCTTGtctaatataataatacatttattttctataatatatacatttataaatttcttacattttataaaaatgtttcatttgGCACCccttgaataaatataaataaaataactcacatgaataaattttaaaatgtaaataataaattgaatataaagcAATTgcagatttatttatataatttatatatacatttaactCTGTTATTTGTGTTAAgtcatattatttattttttaaatcaaatctgcaattgttttgcataattttatcATTCCTAAATTTCTCTATTACATAAAAATGGTTTTTGGACCAAGTTTTCCTAACATAAATtgactttaataaaataatcaagtGTTTGCTGCACttaagttattattaattaatgtattcattattaaacagagtttatatttatagatttatttaaatttgttaaatcaaATTAGTGCATCACATGATTTATGAATGTTGTGTTCAATTTACTAattcataaattcaaaatatgcatatgcattaacctaataatttatgaatttataaatataaattccatTTAACATACTTTCATAGATATTAACCTACCACTTAAATTTGTTACAGCACTCAAATCGCACATTCCATGCGGATAATCCTGTGGTCTCTCAACCTGTGGCTGTGCCCGCTTTCCAGGCGATGCCGCAGTCCATTTCACGCATTGCCAACGTGGGCAAGGTAGAAGTGACGCAACCAGAGCAACGCACAGTATCCAAGCATCCCAATTATCTGCAGTTTGAGGAGCCCAAATTTGACCTTAAGGATGTGACCGTTGAAGAACTTGCGGCGGCAGCGAATGTCACCGTGGAGACGATCAAACATGCGATCTATGTGcgagagcagcagctgaaggCGGAGCATCGTGCCATGCTGGCATCCAAGTTGCGTGAGGAATTCATGCGCACTTCCACAGTGAAGACAACGaccacaacgacgacgacgacaacaacgccCAAGCCACGCCTAGCAGAGCACAAAGTTTCCAAGGTGAAATTACGAATTTTATTCAAACAAAAACTAGTCTAAAGCTACTTTATTCTCTTGCCAGGTGATGAATGCACCCAAGGAATATTATCCCGTGGGCTATGAGAAAAACTTTGATGACAACTTCAAGTCGAAGGTGGATTTGCCGCCAACGAGCTTCTCCTGCGCCAAGCAAAAGCATTTTCCGGGTCTCTACGCCGACACGGATTTGGGCTGCATggtaacaaaataattaaagtacttTTAGTTGAAGAATTTCATACAACTTTAATTCCTTTTCAGGTATTCCATGTGTGTGCTTTAACTGACGATGGCATGGTCCGAAAATCTTTCCTCTGCCCGGAGAATACGCTCTTCGATCAGACCATACTCAAGTGCAATTGGTGGTTCTATGTGGACTGCAGCTCGAGCACCAGCGTCTATGACTCCAACATACCCATCTCGAAAAGTTATCAGCTGATGAAGAGTCTCACTTACTTCTCGAAGTACAATCAGAAAAAGGATCAAGATGGCGATAAGGATGAGAATGCTGTCGATATCGACACGCTGCGTGAATCCATGGAAGGCGTCTCTCGGCGCTTGGAACAGGCGAAGAATGCTCAGAGCGATGAGGAGGAGGCATCAAGTGCAGTGAAGGCTGATCATGAGCATGTGGTGCCCGAGGGGGGAGAGAGTCAGCAGCAGTTGTCCAACTAGTTTAAAAGCGAATCGAATTGCTATCTGAGATCTAGATGTAAGTTAAGTTCATGATCGAGCGTCTCTGGTCGATTTGCCGTACATAGTCAATGCCTTGCGAAAGCCAAACGGTTGTCTGTAGTCTCTGGccaatcacaattactatcaatcaaatcaaatgaaatcaaattaaatcaattcaatCTATCTATGAAACAATCATATCCTATGGCAGCGCCTATGCCAGGTCCTAGCTGTAGTCTCGATATATCGAAATACTTAGCTTTAACTTGTAAGTGGATCAGTTCTAGTTTATCGAACGCAATTCTACGACTAAGTGTGCGAATTGTGTGCAACTTGTGCGGTTAGTTGTTAGttcttacttttatttatttattgtatttttcgACTAAATAAAACACGTTAAATCCCCAAActagaaatgtatttttaacaatattaaatGGAAGAAAAATTAACTTAATCCTAAAGCTGATTAGAGCTTTGGGCAGAAGGTAAATATACCTTTTTTATATCAACaagataaatattaatttaagcaaacaatttatggaacaaattgttgtttttaaaaaaagattgtccaaaaaatattaaacatttaaatcaaagttttttataaaaaaagtatacaaaaagATATAGTTGAAAAtccataaaatttaatgttaactataaaaatattaattttatcaGAGAAATCTGAAAGTATTGGCCTTGAAAATTTTTGctggaaataaattaaagtttttaaaagcttataaaaaattaagcCGCATTTTTTGCATTACCTAATcgaatcaattaaaatgttatactTTATGCAAAAATGTGTAGAAGCAATAGATTAATAGACATtcaaaaaatcaatatttatagcTGTCGTGTATTGAATTAGTTAAAGATCGTGTCTTCCTCCCGACGATGAGACGCCTTAGGCAAGCTctataatattcataaattagtCAAATTTGAGCAGCGATTTCGACTTCTGAACTTGGTGAAGAGTTGAAACTATATTGAAGACAAACAAAAGCTTCATTAAAGTCGCAATGCAGAAAGCTTATCAAACAATAAAACGCTTCACACTTGAGTTGCTTTATTCCCCCAAATTTGAGCAATATTTCATTATGGCAATTGCATTTTCCAATTGGCCAATAGCTCTGATGATCAAGTTGATTACGATCATTATGTAAGGTAACCAGCTGCGTAAAGATTTATTATAAACGAATGTGTAtggcaataaataattgaattgcacTTAAAGGTTtaatcgcagcagcagcaacagcaacagaaagcAACTGACCGTTGACCATGACCACGACACCGTTAGTTGACCTGGCTCTTTAGCTGGGGCTGGGGCTGGGTCTCGTTTTATGATCGCTTCTTATTGCTGCGAGGCGGCGACGCCGATTCCTGCACATTAAGGTCGCTCTTGTCGTGGATGTGCACCGCTTCGCTGAGCTCCACATTCGCATGCAACGCCGCATCGTTGGCATTCAGTTGCGCCTCCTGGGCGGAGAGTGTTGCCTTCTCCGCTGCCTCGCGCGTTTCCTCATAGTCCAAACGTGCTGCATACGCATGCGATTCGATCTGTTCCAGCTTCGCCTTGGCCGTGGCCACCATATCGATTTGAGAGGACAACTCTGCGGCTGCCTCCGCTGCTGCCTTCTGCGCCAACTCCGAGGCGGATTGAGCATTATTAAGTGCTGCTGTCAGCACACTCACGTGATTAATAGCCTGCTGTGCAGCATATTGCGCCGCCTTGGCTGATCTCTTGGCCTGTTGCAGTTGGGTAAGTTCACTCTCCACCGCTTTGTGCGACTCGATGCTTTGCTCTTCGAGGCGTCTTAGCAATACTTCTTTGCCTTTGAGCACAGCAACTGCGGTGCCAGCGGCTTGAGCTGCTGCCTGAGCCAATGTACTCTTGGCCACATAGGAAGCCTGCTTGCCAGCGGCATTCTGGCTGGCCACCGCTGAGATGGCTTGATCTGCTGAACCCTTGGCAATGCTTCGTAAGCCGTTGTCCACGAGGAAGCTGCCACTGCTGCCGCCATTGTTGTGGGTGCTGTGATGAAT includes the following:
- the LOC132787063 gene encoding uncharacterized protein LOC132787063 isoform X2 produces the protein MNFFVIGFLIMQAASLSLGDELGFKESLGNQESDRRRAISYRNGPAPAELVGVLPSSKQQQEVQPAQQTLSDKRISSRSTGPVPYNLQLLQQGQATIKKQAQAQAQALAQAQLMTEARPLPLGVPAFRPIPKKPVINEPLPSSLNAQRRIATVDTTQPRVSINNRLVDSNDQPHSNRTFHADNPVVSQPVAVPAFQAMPQSISRIANVGKVEVTQPEQRTVSKHPNYLQFEEPKFDLKDVTVEELAAAANVTVETIKHAIYVREQQLKAEHRAMLASKLREEFMRTSTVKTTTTTTTTTTTPKPRLAEHKVSKVMNAPKEYYPVGYEKNFDDNFKSKVDLPPTSFSCAKQKHFPGLYADTDLGCMVFHVCALTDDGMVRKSFLCPENTLFDQTILKCNWWFYVDCSSSTSVYDSNIPISKSYQLMKSLTYFSKYNQKKDQDGDKDENAVDIDTLRESMEGVSRRLEQAKNAQSDEEEASSAVKADHEHVVPEGGESQQQLSN
- the LOC132787063 gene encoding uncharacterized protein LOC132787063 isoform X1 is translated as MNFFVIGFLIMQAARLACGTCVFMSDYGFTLDCNFKKSGLFRVRNLGGVKAHFGLGLSLGDELGFKESLGNQESDRRRAISYRNGPAPAELVGVLPSSKQQQEVQPAQQTLSDKRISSRSTGPVPYNLQLLQQGQATIKKQAQAQAQALAQAQLMTEARPLPLGVPAFRPIPKKPVINEPLPSSLNAQRRIATVDTTQPRVSINNRLVDSNDQPHSNRTFHADNPVVSQPVAVPAFQAMPQSISRIANVGKVEVTQPEQRTVSKHPNYLQFEEPKFDLKDVTVEELAAAANVTVETIKHAIYVREQQLKAEHRAMLASKLREEFMRTSTVKTTTTTTTTTTTPKPRLAEHKVSKVMNAPKEYYPVGYEKNFDDNFKSKVDLPPTSFSCAKQKHFPGLYADTDLGCMVFHVCALTDDGMVRKSFLCPENTLFDQTILKCNWWFYVDCSSSTSVYDSNIPISKSYQLMKSLTYFSKYNQKKDQDGDKDENAVDIDTLRESMEGVSRRLEQAKNAQSDEEEASSAVKADHEHVVPEGGESQQQLSN
- the LOC132784887 gene encoding uncharacterized protein LOC132784887 — translated: MSVLLHLLLLMLVFAEVPAFGRKVKRKDAHYRLTVPPPPPASPPQLQHGNAAAQSVVVEHEVPPYTFEDINHDEFASPSNPPFSRYESSDYIHHSTHNNGGSSGSFLVDNGLRSIAKGSADQAISAVASQNAAGKQASYVAKSTLAQAAAQAAGTAVAVLKGKEVLLRRLEEQSIESHKAVESELTQLQQAKRSAKAAQYAAQQAINHVSVLTAALNNAQSASELAQKAAAEAAAELSSQIDMVATAKAKLEQIESHAYAARLDYEETREAAEKATLSAQEAQLNANDAALHANVELSEAVHIHDKSDLNVQESASPPRSNKKRS